A genome region from Kogia breviceps isolate mKogBre1 chromosome 13, mKogBre1 haplotype 1, whole genome shotgun sequence includes the following:
- the TPBG gene encoding trophoblast glycoprotein translates to MPGGRSRGPAAGDGRLRLARLALVLLGWVSSSSLPSSASSSTSSAVPVSAASAQPQLPGRCPPACECSEAARTVKCVNRNLTEVPADLPPYVRNLFLTGNQLAVLPAGAFARRPPLAELAALNLSGSHLEEVRAGAFEHLPSLRQLDLSHNPLADLSPFAFSGGNASVAAPSPLVELILNRIVPPAAARQNRSFEAAVAAALRAGHALRGLRRLELVSNRLLYLPRDVLAQLPGLRHLDLRNNSLVSLTYVSFRNLTHLESLHLENNALKVLHNGTLAELQSLPHVRVFLDDNPWVCDCHMADMVAWLKETEVVQGKARLTCAFPEKMRNRVLLELNSSDLVCDPILPPSLQTSYVFLGIVLALIGAIFLLVLYLNRKGIKKWMHNIRDACRDHMEGYHYRYEVNADPRLTNLSSNSDV, encoded by the coding sequence ATGCCTGGGGGGCGCTCCCGGGGCCCCGCCGCCGGGGACGGGAGGCTGCGGCTGGCACGGCTGGCGCTGGTCCTCCTGGGCTGGGTCTCCtcgtcctccctcccctcctcggcgtcctcctccacctcctcggCGGTCCCGGTCTCCGCGGCGTCCGCCCAGCCCCAGCTGCCGGGCCGATGCCCCCCGGCGTGCGAGTGCTCCGAGGCGGCGCGCACCGTCAAGTGCGTGAACCGCAACCTGACCGAGGTGCCCGCCGACCTGCCCCCCTACGTGCGCAACCTCTTCCTCACGGGCAATCAGCTGGCGGTGCTCCCCGCCGGGGCCTTCGCCCGCCGGCCGCCGCTGGCCGAGCTGGCCGCGCTCAACCTCAGCGGCAGCCACCTGGAGGAGGTGCGCGCCGGCGCCTTCGAGCATCTGCCCAGCCTGCGCCAGCTCGACCTCAGCCACAACCCGCTGGCCGACCTCAGCCCCTTCGCCTTCTCGGGCGGCAACGCCAGCGTCGCGGCGCCCAGCCCCTTGGTGGAACTGATCCTGAACCGCATCGTGCCCCCTGCGGCCGCGCGGCAGAACCGGAGCTTTGAGGCTGCGGTGGCAGCGGCCCTGCGAGCGGGCCACGCGCTGCGCGGGCTTCGCCGCCTGGAGCTGGTCAGCAACCGCCTCCTCTACCTGCCCCGCGACGTCCTGGCCCAGCTGCCCGGCCTCCGGCACCTGGACCTGCGCAACAACTCGCTGGTGAGCCTGACCTACGTGTCCTTCCGCAACCTGACACACCTCGAAAGCCTCCACCTGGAGAACAACGCCCTCAAGGTCCTGCACAACGGCACCCTGGCGGAGCTGCAAAGCCTGCCCCACGTCAGGGTCTTCCTGGACGACAACCCCTGGGTCTGTGACTGCCACATGGCGGACATGGTGGCCTGGCTCAAGGAGACAGAGGTAGTGCAGGGCAAAGCCAGGCTCACCTGTGCGTTCCCGGAAAAAATGAGGAATCGGGTCCTCTTGGAACTCAACAGCTCCGACCTGGTCTGTGACCCtatcctccctccatccctgcaGACGTCTTACGTCTTCCTGGGTATTGTTTTAGCCCTGATAGGCGCCATCTTCCTACTGGTTTTGTATCTGAACCGCAAAGGGATAAAAAAGTGGATGCATAACATCAGAGATGCTTGCAGAGACCACATGGAAGGGTATCATTACAGATACGAGGTCAACGCGGACCCCAGGTTAACGAACCTCAGTTCGAATTCGGATGTCTGA